Proteins encoded in a region of the Lepidochelys kempii isolate rLepKem1 chromosome 24, rLepKem1.hap2, whole genome shotgun sequence genome:
- the LOC140902451 gene encoding LOW QUALITY PROTEIN: C-X-C chemokine receptor type 3-like (The sequence of the model RefSeq protein was modified relative to this genomic sequence to represent the inferred CDS: inserted 1 base in 1 codon) — MVREGLASSRIKSIGNMGLTTVYDDFSEDYTSYPDISEDTAPCRLDAVGAFGRYFIPPVFAVVFVVGLAGNGLVLVLLGRRRCPWHLADRYLFQLALADILLVLGLPFWATQFAHGWVFGEVLCKLVGALSTVNSYSSILLLAGISINRYLAIVHAMQLFRRLRALHXHLTCALLWAICLALSVPELYFRTVPFQPQGRASICHRGFRAHEAQAWRVGLCLTSFFLGFLLPLLVMLFCYGRIFCTLDRAQLLARHRPLRLVLLLLALFVLCWAPFHVFLLLDSLQRLGYVGRHCALERVLDFGLLVTEVLGLLHCCLNPLVYAFAGVKFRRELSQLCWKGPRHSQGSSQRQILSIREQSHHRGGTSVHSTPEGDTDHDYSVML; from the exons ATGGTCAGGGAGGGTCTGGCCAGCAGCAGAATCAAGTCCATTGGAAACATGGGTCTCACCACAGTGTATGATGATTTCTCTGAG gaCTACACCAGCTACCCAGACATCAGTGAGgacactgccccctgcaggctggaTGCGGTCGGTGCGTTTGGACGGTACTTCATCCCCCCTGTCTTCGCCGTGGTCTTTGTGGTGGGGCTGGCGGGGAATGGGCTGGTGTTGGTGCTGCTGGGGCGGCGACGATGCCCCTGGCACCTGGCGGACAGGTATCTCTTCCAGCTGGCGCTGGCTGACATACTGCTGGTGCTGGGGCTCCCCTTCTGGGCTACGCAGTTTGCCCATGGCTGGGTGTTTGGGGAGGTGCTCTGCAAACTGGTGGGGGCGCTGTCGACTGTGAACAGCTACAGCAGCATCCTGCTCCTCGCTGGCATCAGCATCAACCGGTATCTGGCCATTGTGCATGCCATGCAGCTGTTCCGGCGTCTGCGAGCCCTGC TGCACCTGACCTGCGCCCTCCTCTGGGCCATCTGCCTGGCCCTCTCCGTCCCGGAGCTGTACTTCCGCACTGTGCCCTTCCAGCCCCAGGGCCGTGCCTCCATCTGCCACCGGGGCTTCAGAGCCCATGAAGCCCAGGCCTGGCGGGTGGGGCTATGCCTCACCTCCTTCTTCCTAGGCTTCCTGTTGCCGCTGCTGGTGATGCTCTTCTGCTATGGCCGCATTTTCTGCACACTGGATCGGgcacagctgctggccaggcaccgcCCACTGcggctggtgctgctgctgctggcactcTTTGTGCTTTGCTGGGCCCCCTTCCATGTCTTCCTGCTGCTGGACAGTCTGCAACGCCTGGGCTATGTTGGCCGCCACTGCGCCCTGGAGCGGGTGTTGGACTTCGGGCTGCTGGTGACTGAGGTGCTTGGcctgctgcactgctgccttAACCCCCTGGTGTATGCCTTTGCTGGTGTCAAGTTCCGCAGGGAGCtctcccagctgtgctggaagggACCGCGCCACAGCCAGGGCTCGAGCCAAAGACAGATCCTCTCCATCCGGGAGCAGAGCCACCATAGAGGGGGAACGTCAGTGCACAGCACCCCAGAGGGGGACACAGACCATGACTACTCAGTCATGCTGTGA